The Micrococcales bacterium genome contains a region encoding:
- a CDS encoding neutral/alkaline non-lysosomal ceramidase N-terminal domain-containing protein, giving the protein MVVNGTTDQPPGIFMVGTATRNLDFAAGLAMAGYARRHGPSQGTLEPLQARALAVADPHGNRVALVALDLVYVTRAIAQAVEERLARSVGLPHQALAISATHTHSGPDVGNPDDPAGQMVVETAAEAVQAALGSMAPAELWSDAVGVEALGMNRRNGTAPPLSAHVIVATRPGRPGDVMATLLEFACHATILEHDNVRYSPDYPGHARRLIEQLVGGTCVFVQGCSGDINPVFDSHQPSGAHLAGALLAGTVGTSLLRSLRHQAGAKYVNLTWNGDYPVTTVSTLRPVPAGRVWAAQGDTVVDLAALADPAAAAARLAAARQAFKAGQNGPDHHALGAELGEAWAQDLRASGYMDAVPADPPTQPTNLTSRVLGLGPAAAICALPGEVFWTTGQDLRQRLEAPPHLLLATCANQAVGYLPPVHEFAEKGYEIGEAGLAKGAAEAVVETTAGLLAGGGPPGVRAET; this is encoded by the coding sequence GTGGTAGTTAACGGCACAACCGATCAGCCACCTGGCATTTTTATGGTCGGCACTGCGACCCGTAACCTCGACTTCGCCGCCGGCCTGGCCATGGCCGGCTACGCCCGGCGCCATGGACCCAGCCAGGGCACCTTGGAGCCACTGCAGGCCAGGGCCTTGGCCGTGGCCGACCCGCATGGCAATCGGGTCGCCTTGGTGGCACTGGACCTGGTCTATGTGACCAGGGCGATCGCACAGGCGGTCGAGGAACGACTGGCTCGCAGCGTCGGTCTGCCACATCAAGCCCTGGCGATTAGCGCCACCCACACCCACTCCGGGCCTGATGTTGGCAACCCTGACGATCCCGCCGGCCAGATGGTGGTTGAAACCGCCGCTGAGGCGGTCCAAGCAGCGCTGGGGTCAATGGCGCCGGCCGAGCTGTGGAGTGATGCTGTTGGCGTTGAGGCCCTTGGCATGAACCGTCGCAACGGCACGGCCCCACCCTTGTCCGCCCACGTCATCGTGGCCACTAGGCCCGGCCGGCCCGGCGATGTCATGGCCACTCTGCTTGAATTCGCCTGCCATGCCACCATCTTGGAGCACGACAATGTCCGCTACTCGCCGGATTACCCCGGCCATGCCCGCCGACTGATCGAGCAGTTGGTCGGTGGGACCTGCGTTTTTGTCCAAGGGTGTTCCGGCGACATCAATCCGGTATTTGATTCCCACCAGCCTTCTGGGGCCCACCTGGCTGGCGCACTGCTGGCCGGCACGGTTGGCACCAGCCTGCTGCGCTCATTGCGTCACCAGGCTGGCGCCAAATACGTCAATCTGACCTGGAACGGCGACTACCCGGTAACAACAGTGTCGACATTGCGACCGGTGCCGGCCGGTCGAGTCTGGGCAGCCCAGGGGGACACCGTCGTTGATTTGGCCGCGCTAGCCGACCCGGCGGCGGCAGCGGCCCGGCTGGCGGCGGCCCGTCAAGCTTTCAAGGCGGGCCAAAACGGACCCGACCATCATGCCTTGGGCGCCGAGCTAGGCGAGGCCTGGGCACAGGACCTGCGCGCCAGCGGATACATGGACGCGGTCCCAGCCGACCCGCCCACCCAACCAACCAATCTGACCAGCCGGGTCCTGGGCTTGGGCCCGGCCGCCGCCATCTGCGCCTTACCTGGCGAGGTCTTTTGGACCACCGGCCAGGACCTGCGACAGCGTCTAGAAGCGCCACCGCATTTGCTCCTGGCGACCTGCGCTAACCAGGCCGTCGGTTACCTGCCGCCGGTCCATGAGTTTGCCGAAAAAGGCTACGAGATTGGTGAAGCCGGCTTGGCCAAAGGCGCGGCCGAGGCCGTAGTCGAGACCACAGCTGGTCTGCTGGCCGGAGGTGGACCCCCTGGGGTCCGGGCGGAAACGTGA
- a CDS encoding ROK family transcriptional regulator, with protein MNTSAAGRPFVAGLITVSQMGSSNRVGLLYALAEHGPTSRSELARMAGVPRGSIAPIVAGLIKDGILIELEPTGETPKVGKPSRPLWFGPRIGHAGTVRIEAGVVECARVDQRGQVRDSAQAAFGRGATTGELEDLVLKLAQEVFDRATGPLTGIGLVWPAVWDRDTGRVLSCTPIPALEGSQLVERLEQQTSLEVFVEDDARALSVGQRWFGQARNDDSFAAVQISAGIGAGLIVDGRLFSIDDQFPEIGHMVVDVFGEPCRCGRTGCWETIAGLGWLRQQARRHGLANWATVTPGYLVTTQGPQTKRLLDSYARNIGIGLANIAIAFGISRFILHGEVVSGGPTLLDQVRRHTAAQCAMPGTGQPTIDLADSTHPTALLGAAAMPLVHAIERA; from the coding sequence GTGAACACTAGTGCCGCAGGCCGGCCGTTCGTTGCCGGGCTGATTACCGTTTCGCAGATGGGCAGCTCGAACCGGGTGGGCCTGCTTTACGCCCTGGCCGAGCATGGTCCGACCTCACGCTCGGAACTGGCCCGTATGGCTGGCGTGCCGCGCGGGTCAATCGCACCAATCGTGGCCGGTCTAATCAAAGACGGCATTCTGATCGAGTTGGAGCCAACTGGAGAGACCCCCAAAGTGGGCAAACCATCGCGGCCATTGTGGTTTGGTCCACGGATTGGACACGCCGGCACAGTCAGAATCGAAGCTGGCGTGGTCGAATGTGCCCGGGTCGATCAACGGGGCCAGGTCCGCGACTCGGCCCAAGCCGCCTTTGGCCGCGGTGCCACCACCGGCGAACTTGAGGACCTAGTGTTGAAACTGGCCCAGGAAGTCTTCGACCGGGCCACCGGCCCACTAACCGGTATTGGGCTGGTCTGGCCGGCCGTCTGGGACCGGGACACCGGACGAGTCTTGTCGTGCACGCCCATACCGGCACTCGAAGGATCGCAGCTGGTCGAACGCCTAGAGCAGCAGACTTCGCTTGAGGTCTTTGTCGAAGACGACGCCCGGGCGCTGAGTGTGGGCCAACGCTGGTTTGGCCAGGCCCGTAATGACGATTCGTTTGCCGCTGTCCAGATCTCGGCTGGGATAGGCGCCGGGCTGATCGTGGACGGCCGGTTGTTTTCGATTGACGACCAATTCCCAGAAATCGGACACATGGTGGTGGACGTTTTTGGCGAGCCGTGCCGCTGCGGGCGGACCGGCTGTTGGGAAACCATCGCCGGCCTAGGCTGGTTGCGCCAACAAGCCCGCCGCCACGGTCTGGCCAATTGGGCCACTGTCACGCCTGGCTACCTGGTCACGACCCAAGGCCCCCAAACTAAGAGGCTGCTTGACTCCTATGCCCGCAATATCGGCATCGGCCTGGCCAATATCGCCATTGCCTTTGGCATCAGCCGCTTCATTCTGCATGGCGAGGTTGTCAGCGGCGGCCCAACACTGCTGGACCAGGTCAGGCGGCACACTGCGGCCCAATGCGCCA
- a CDS encoding ROK family protein, with protein MKTIGTVDLGGTFLRTGWWRQDAWLMTHAERTCTNDGQDALTSQIIRAVEAGPDISGLVVATAGGLSTVTGHIHHAANLPLDNLDLRETLGQRLGVPVAVLGDAAAGTVAEFGAGAAKGLSHGAFLTISTGIGMGLVINGRLVSGLNHQAGELGHIPVDTSAEAPQCPCGQSGCLEAFASGNGLVARFCADGGATGSPVPDGRAVVELAERGHRGATVVVNQGGQLLGAALAMLIRLLSPQVLVLGGGLAKSRYYIGLATTWLERILAQSLPGSSRLICTGTCEPSNPLVGAALAGAGDLAARRLLKGTGYEEQLEALW; from the coding sequence ATGAAAACAATCGGAACAGTCGATCTAGGTGGCACCTTCCTCAGGACCGGTTGGTGGCGTCAGGACGCCTGGTTGATGACCCATGCCGAGCGGACCTGCACCAACGACGGTCAAGACGCGCTGACCAGCCAGATCATCCGGGCGGTCGAGGCCGGGCCGGACATCAGCGGCCTGGTAGTGGCCACCGCTGGTGGCCTGTCAACGGTCACCGGTCATATTCACCATGCTGCCAACCTGCCACTTGACAACCTTGATCTGCGTGAGACCTTGGGCCAGCGGCTGGGGGTTCCGGTGGCGGTGCTGGGTGACGCGGCCGCCGGCACTGTGGCTGAGTTTGGCGCCGGCGCCGCCAAGGGCCTGTCCCACGGCGCCTTTTTGACCATTTCGACCGGCATCGGCATGGGTCTGGTCATCAACGGCAGGCTGGTCAGCGGCTTGAACCACCAGGCAGGGGAGCTTGGCCACATCCCGGTGGACACCTCGGCTGAAGCCCCTCAATGTCCCTGTGGTCAAAGTGGCTGCCTTGAGGCCTTCGCCTCCGGCAACGGGCTGGTAGCGCGTTTTTGCGCCGATGGAGGTGCCACAGGCAGCCCGGTACCTGACGGACGGGCTGTGGTCGAGTTGGCGGAAAGAGGCCACCGGGGTGCCACCGTGGTAGTCAACCAGGGCGGGCAATTGCTTGGCGCGGCTTTGGCCATGTTGATACGGCTTTTGTCGCCACAGGTTTTGGTGCTAGGTGGCGGTTTAGCCAAGTCTCGTTACTACATCGGTTTGGCCACAACCTGGCTAGAGCGGATTCTGGCCCAGTCTCTACCCGGCTCCAGCCGGTTGATCTGCACCGGAACCTGTGAACCGTCGAACCCATTAGTGGGCGCGGCTTTGGCCGGCGCCGGTGACCTGGCCGCGAGGCGGTTGCTAAAAGGCACCGGTTATGAAGAGCAATTGGAGGCATTGTGGTAG